One Paenibacillus riograndensis SBR5 DNA segment encodes these proteins:
- a CDS encoding alpha/beta hydrolase, with translation MNEPVFLKRTIVKQTLWSEHLQEERKLRIYLPPGYNEVLSYPVVYCQDGEEFFNFGRIATLAGQLILEQDIEPFIIVGVEVNVAVRTQEYAPFGNRFKQYLSCFAEEIIPFIEHNYPVRRTREERIIAGDSLGGSVSLHLALAYPNLFSRVLSLSGAYYPQTREILAQEEDLSWLDINMVVGLQETEYTTDTDVYDFVQMNRDTRSLLESRGATVSYREKDGRHLWGFWQKELPESLLYFLNK, from the coding sequence ATGAACGAGCCTGTTTTTCTGAAACGTACAATTGTGAAACAAACTTTGTGGAGCGAGCATCTCCAGGAAGAGCGCAAACTGCGAATTTATCTTCCGCCCGGTTATAATGAGGTTCTGAGTTACCCTGTGGTCTACTGCCAGGACGGAGAAGAATTTTTCAACTTCGGCCGGATCGCAACCCTTGCCGGCCAGCTGATCCTGGAGCAGGATATTGAACCCTTCATTATAGTAGGCGTTGAAGTAAATGTAGCTGTGCGCACTCAAGAATACGCCCCCTTCGGGAACCGGTTCAAGCAGTACCTTTCATGCTTTGCCGAAGAGATTATTCCCTTCATTGAACATAATTATCCGGTCCGCCGCACACGGGAGGAACGGATTATCGCAGGGGATTCGCTTGGCGGCAGTGTCTCGCTGCATCTCGCGTTGGCCTACCCCAACCTGTTCAGCCGTGTACTGAGCCTTTCTGGCGCCTATTATCCGCAGACACGCGAAATCCTTGCACAGGAAGAAGATCTCTCCTGGCTGGATATCAACATGGTGGTTGGACTGCAGGAAACTGAATATACCACCGATACAGACGTCTACGATTTTGTGCAGATGAACCGGGATACCAGGTCGCTGCTGGAGTCACGCGGGGCAACCGTTTCTTACCGGGAGAAAGACGGCCGCCATCTCTGGGGATTCTGGCAGAAGGAGCTGCCGGAATCGCTACTCTATTTCTTAAACAAATAA
- a CDS encoding low molecular weight protein-tyrosine-phosphatase, producing MVNVLFVCLGNICRSPMAEAVLRHKILKLGLSEQIAVDSAGTGDWHVGKGPHEGTRRILDQQGISYENMKARLVSSDDFRDFDYIICMDQSNGENVRKIPGGRNADLLFFMDLLPEEELREVPDPYFTGNFEEVYRLISAGCDVLLNRIIKEKL from the coding sequence ATCGTTAACGTGCTGTTTGTATGTCTGGGCAATATTTGCCGCTCGCCGATGGCTGAGGCTGTTCTTCGCCATAAGATCCTGAAGCTGGGATTGTCAGAACAAATCGCTGTAGATTCGGCGGGTACCGGGGACTGGCATGTTGGCAAAGGGCCGCATGAGGGAACCCGGCGTATTCTTGATCAGCAGGGAATCAGCTACGAGAATATGAAGGCGCGTCTTGTGAGCAGTGATGATTTCAGGGACTTTGATTATATAATCTGTATGGACCAGTCCAACGGAGAGAATGTGCGCAAAATTCCCGGCGGCCGGAACGCGGACCTGCTGTTTTTCATGGACCTGCTGCCTGAGGAGGAGCTGAGGGAAGTGCCTGACCCTTATTTTACCGGGAATTTCGAGGAAGTCTACCGGCTGATCTCTGCCGGCTGTGATGTGCTGCTGAATCGGATCATTAAGGAAAAGCTCTAG
- a CDS encoding thiamine diphosphokinase has protein sequence MPTKRVVIFAGGDLSAEYLSLLDEEDFVIGADRGALFLITHGVEPDISVGDFDSVPPEALHQIEAGSKKTITCDPVDKDLTDSEMALDLALGTQPESILLFGVTGTRIDHTLASIQMMTRALQRQVHCSVMDTHNYITLTGSQTEIHDLGYTYVSLLPLTPEVTGITLEGFQYPLTGATLKLGQSLGVSNILTAERGTVSIESGLLLIIQSKD, from the coding sequence ATGCCAACCAAACGGGTTGTTATTTTTGCCGGGGGAGACCTGTCGGCGGAGTACTTGTCTCTATTAGATGAAGAGGATTTTGTAATCGGAGCAGACCGGGGAGCATTATTCCTGATTACGCATGGGGTTGAGCCGGATATTTCAGTGGGTGATTTCGATTCCGTCCCTCCGGAGGCTCTTCACCAAATCGAGGCGGGAAGTAAAAAAACCATCACCTGCGATCCCGTTGACAAGGATTTAACAGACAGTGAAATGGCGCTGGATCTGGCACTCGGAACCCAGCCGGAATCCATTCTGCTGTTCGGAGTGACGGGAACACGGATTGACCACACCCTCGCCAGTATTCAAATGATGACAAGAGCGCTTCAGCGCCAGGTACACTGCTCGGTGATGGATACACATAACTACATTACACTGACCGGCTCCCAAACAGAGATTCATGACTTGGGATATACCTATGTTTCCCTGCTGCCGCTGACACCCGAAGTGACTGGCATTACGCTTGAAGGCTTTCAATATCCGCTGACAGGTGCCACTCTGAAACTGGGGCAATCTCTCGGCGTGAGCAACATTCTGACGGCAGAACGAGGAACGGTCTCTATCGAAAGCGGACTGCTCCTGATTATTCAAAGCAAGGATTGA
- a CDS encoding C40 family peptidase: protein MKKQQWFKQAIVVGMCTTIGLSTLMATGAGTTPVAAASVSSSTGQQIVNLGKKYMGVRYEFGAPTSSTRTFDCSSFTKYIFGKYGVNLPRTSSAQSKVGKSVSKANLKVGDLVFFSSGSRANGSNVTHVAVYIGNGKILHTYGSPGVTISDLNSGNWKRTYLKARRVL from the coding sequence ATGAAGAAACAGCAATGGTTTAAGCAGGCAATTGTAGTAGGGATGTGCACCACGATCGGCCTGAGCACTCTGATGGCTACTGGAGCCGGCACAACACCGGTTGCTGCCGCATCCGTGTCCTCCTCTACAGGACAACAAATTGTGAATCTCGGTAAAAAATATATGGGCGTGCGTTATGAGTTCGGGGCACCTACTTCATCAACCCGTACTTTTGACTGCTCCTCATTCACCAAATATATTTTCGGCAAATACGGTGTGAACCTGCCCCGCACTTCTTCAGCACAATCCAAAGTCGGAAAATCCGTGTCCAAAGCGAATTTGAAGGTCGGCGATCTGGTATTCTTCTCCAGCGGCAGCAGAGCTAACGGTTCAAATGTAACTCACGTGGCCGTCTATATTGGAAATGGTAAAATTCTTCACACTTACGGCTCGCCGGGTGTAACCATCTCCGATCTTAACTCCGGCAACTGGAAAAGAACCTATCTGAAAGCACGCCGCGTACTGTAA
- a CDS encoding response regulator transcription factor, producing the protein MNEIIAWFIPRQPADVRETLEASREREERMKLQQALQELGVQTAISEDLEDLRLLLSRVEPALLIADLNHAAAWAGWSLVSDLREQGKRLTVMVLSDGRYGEEAAAAFEAGGNEYMVKPVHTGEFKCRVDNLMRLTGRRRGLSSLLKVDGLVLDPTRRLVQRDGNELKMTPKEFDLLYYLAMHLGEVCPREEILKQVWDYHFHPDTNVVDVYIRHIRLKVDKGHKNKLIHTVRGIGYVLRAPEGAPHADTIL; encoded by the coding sequence GTGAATGAGATTATTGCTTGGTTTATACCCCGGCAGCCCGCCGATGTCCGTGAAACCCTGGAAGCGAGCCGGGAAAGGGAAGAACGAATGAAGCTGCAACAGGCGCTGCAGGAGCTTGGCGTCCAAACGGCAATAAGCGAAGATCTCGAGGATCTTCGCTTACTGCTGTCCAGAGTGGAGCCTGCACTGCTGATTGCGGACCTGAATCATGCTGCAGCGTGGGCTGGATGGAGTTTGGTATCGGATCTGAGGGAACAGGGGAAACGGCTTACCGTAATGGTGCTCTCGGATGGCAGGTATGGCGAGGAGGCGGCAGCGGCTTTTGAGGCGGGTGGCAATGAGTATATGGTAAAGCCCGTACATACCGGTGAGTTCAAATGCAGAGTGGATAATCTAATGAGACTTACAGGCCGCCGCCGCGGCCTTTCATCTCTGCTGAAGGTAGATGGCCTGGTCCTTGATCCTACGCGCAGGCTGGTCCAGCGGGATGGGAACGAGCTGAAGATGACGCCCAAAGAGTTTGACCTGCTCTATTATCTGGCAATGCATCTGGGGGAGGTCTGTCCCCGGGAAGAGATTCTAAAGCAGGTTTGGGATTATCATTTTCATCCGGACACCAATGTAGTCGATGTCTATATCAGACATATCCGGCTAAAGGTGGACAAAGGCCATAAGAATAAATTGATTCATACGGTACGCGGAATCGGGTATGTACTGCGCGCGCCCGAAGGCGCGCCACATGCTGACACTATACTCTGA
- a CDS encoding ThiF family adenylyltransferase: MEKEEAAAARERGRDGRYSRQVRFTPFGAEGQAGLAQSTVLIIGVGALGTGIAETLARCGTGRIILADRDYVEWSNLQRQQLYTEEDARQRMPKAAAAKARLESINSEITIEARVLDVRAEELESLLPGVDLIMDGTDNFDTRLIINDMAQKHGIPWIYGACVGSYGITFTILPGETPCLNCLLGAVPLGGDTCDTAGILPQAVQLVTANATAEALKLLGGRPEQLRGKLLSFDVWRNEHQEIGVKAAKKDSCPSCGSHPVYPYLTAANTERSDVLCGRDTVQIRPAQRRQLNLQETAARLAGLGSGKVESNPYLVSFTEEPYRMVVFGDGRALIHGTSDIAAARSFYHRYFG; this comes from the coding sequence ATGGAAAAGGAAGAAGCTGCAGCTGCCCGGGAGCGCGGGCGGGACGGCCGCTATTCGCGCCAGGTAAGATTCACCCCGTTTGGAGCGGAAGGGCAGGCCGGGCTTGCCCAATCGACCGTGCTCATCATCGGAGTGGGGGCCCTGGGGACAGGGATTGCCGAGACGCTGGCCCGCTGCGGCACAGGTCGCATTATCCTGGCGGACCGCGATTATGTGGAGTGGAGCAATCTCCAGCGCCAGCAGCTTTATACGGAAGAGGACGCCCGGCAGCGCATGCCGAAGGCCGCAGCGGCCAAGGCGAGGCTGGAGAGCATCAACTCGGAAATTACGATTGAAGCCCGGGTGCTGGATGTGCGCGCCGAAGAACTGGAGAGCCTTCTTCCGGGTGTGGATCTTATCATGGATGGCACAGATAATTTTGACACCCGGCTGATTATTAACGATATGGCCCAGAAGCACGGCATACCCTGGATATATGGAGCCTGTGTCGGAAGTTATGGCATAACCTTTACGATTCTGCCGGGCGAAACGCCATGTCTGAACTGTCTGCTCGGTGCTGTGCCGCTTGGCGGAGACACCTGTGACACAGCAGGCATCCTGCCCCAGGCTGTGCAGCTGGTGACTGCGAATGCTACTGCAGAGGCGCTCAAGCTGCTTGGGGGCCGCCCGGAGCAGCTCAGGGGCAAGCTGCTGTCGTTCGATGTATGGCGCAATGAGCATCAGGAGATCGGCGTCAAGGCCGCCAAAAAGGACAGCTGTCCTTCCTGCGGCAGCCATCCGGTTTATCCGTATCTGACGGCGGCCAATACAGAGCGCAGTGATGTATTGTGCGGCAGGGATACCGTGCAAATCCGTCCCGCGCAGCGCCGCCAGCTGAATCTGCAGGAAACGGCTGCAAGGCTTGCAGGGCTCGGCAGCGGCAAGGTCGAGAGCAACCCGTATTTAGTATCTTTTACGGAAGAGCCTTACCGGATGGTCGTTTTTGGAGATGGACGGGCCTTGATTCATGGAACCAGTGATATTGCAGCTGCCCGCAGCTTTTATCACCGGTATTTTGGCTAA
- a CDS encoding ABC-F family ATP-binding cassette domain-containing protein produces MSLLTVEDVSHNFGDRQLFKNVSFRLLAGEHVGLVGANGVGKSTLMNILTGKLLKDSGRVEWTPKVRYGYLDQHTLLTPGKTIRDVLKDAFLPLLELENEMMAITGKMGEADPEELELLLEQMGEIQEQLDIGDFYLIDVKVEEMGNGLGLSAIGLDRDVSTLSGGQRTKVLLAKLLLEKPNVLLLDEPTNYLDVEHFDWLTNYLKQYPYAFILISHDTEFMNKVVGVVYHLEFAKLTRYTANYERFLEMADMNKIQHIDAYEKQQEFIKKQEDFIQRNKARASTSGRAKSREKQLDRMERIDRPEEAAKPSFSFKESRASGKTVFEGLDFEIGYDRPLLPKLNMTIERGEKIAIVGCNGIGKSTLLKTILGVIPAYSGKTYLGDYLNAAYFQQEVKAANLTPIDDVWNEFSSLNQHEVRAHLARCGLKNEHITRPLSMLSGGEQAKVRLCKLMMRESNWILFDEPTNHLDVVAKAELKRALQAYKGTILLVSHEPDFYEDWVTKVWDVEQWSAQTV; encoded by the coding sequence ATGAGTTTACTTACAGTAGAAGACGTTTCGCATAACTTCGGAGACCGGCAGCTGTTCAAGAATGTATCCTTCCGGCTGTTGGCCGGAGAACATGTAGGACTGGTAGGAGCGAATGGCGTCGGCAAGTCTACGCTGATGAATATTTTGACCGGCAAGCTGCTTAAGGACAGCGGCAGAGTGGAATGGACCCCGAAAGTCCGCTATGGCTATCTGGATCAGCATACGCTTCTTACCCCCGGCAAAACTATACGAGACGTACTGAAGGATGCCTTCCTGCCGCTGCTTGAGCTTGAGAATGAAATGATGGCCATTACCGGGAAAATGGGTGAGGCTGATCCTGAGGAGCTTGAGCTGCTGCTGGAGCAGATGGGTGAAATCCAGGAACAGCTGGATATCGGTGATTTCTATCTGATTGATGTCAAGGTAGAAGAAATGGGCAACGGCCTCGGTTTGTCGGCGATTGGACTAGACCGTGATGTATCGACATTAAGCGGCGGACAGCGCACAAAAGTCCTGCTGGCCAAGCTGCTGCTGGAGAAGCCCAATGTATTGCTGCTGGATGAGCCTACTAACTATCTCGATGTGGAGCATTTTGACTGGCTGACGAACTATCTGAAGCAGTATCCGTATGCCTTCATCCTGATTTCCCATGATACTGAATTTATGAATAAAGTCGTCGGTGTGGTCTATCATCTGGAGTTTGCCAAGCTGACCCGTTATACAGCGAACTATGAGCGGTTCCTGGAAATGGCTGATATGAACAAAATTCAGCATATCGACGCTTATGAAAAACAGCAGGAGTTCATCAAAAAGCAGGAGGATTTCATCCAGCGCAACAAAGCGCGTGCCTCCACATCAGGGCGGGCCAAGAGCCGTGAAAAGCAGCTTGACCGGATGGAGCGGATTGACCGGCCTGAGGAAGCTGCGAAGCCTTCTTTCTCGTTCAAGGAAAGCCGGGCCAGCGGCAAAACGGTGTTTGAAGGCCTGGACTTCGAGATTGGCTATGACCGGCCGCTGCTGCCGAAGCTGAATATGACGATTGAGCGCGGCGAGAAAATTGCCATTGTCGGCTGCAACGGGATAGGCAAATCCACTTTGCTGAAGACCATTCTTGGTGTAATCCCTGCTTACAGCGGTAAAACCTATCTTGGCGACTACCTGAATGCCGCCTACTTCCAGCAGGAGGTTAAGGCTGCGAATCTCACGCCCATCGACGATGTATGGAATGAGTTCTCCAGTCTGAACCAGCATGAGGTGCGTGCCCATCTGGCCCGCTGCGGCCTAAAAAACGAGCATATCACCCGTCCGCTGAGCATGCTGAGCGGGGGCGAACAGGCCAAAGTGCGCCTCTGCAAGCTGATGATGCGCGAGAGCAACTGGATTCTGTTCGATGAGCCTACCAACCACTTGGACGTAGTGGCCAAGGCGGAGTTGAAACGGGCGCTGCAGGCATACAAAGGCACGATTCTGCTGGTTTCCCACGAACCCGATTTCTATGAAGATTGGGTCACCAAGGTGTGGGATGTGGAGCAGTGGTCGGCACAGACCGTTTAG
- a CDS encoding serine/threonine protein kinase, giving the protein MNFETKLRAGMILGDRYRIARKIGIGGMSHVFLAEDLRLPGKCWAVKESIDREGSYGDIQAEAELLISLSHPLLPGVVDFFPPDGEGYCYLVMDYIEGVTLSEYLLANPGPLPAIRILRYAKQLLNVLQYLHGHHPPIVHRDMKPGNIMLTGCDELKLIDLGIARRLRKGGNEDTEKLGTAGFAAPEQYGGGQSEPASDLYGLGALLLYMATGGQFSRWQPGLEDKLRRTGLPDALIPVIRRLLRQHPEERYPSAEAVLLALEPIEVQAERISGTKYKLSPSAAHPPKRKPAVVALLGTAPGLGTTHTSLAAGSCLSRSGAAAWVDYNPASAVYDRICNLLDRPEEVRAHGAGGSPVAWKGVHYYKRPPEGDISSLLRESYRYVILDLGTGGYAGAVDEFAASDIPLLVASGADWRLEDTLHWLARSGLAPQPNWRICLPLSGQAAAGLLGAALGGITVHILPYQQDPFQQKGRLTETLERLLKEQTTGRMFAKRSVFFQKKLKN; this is encoded by the coding sequence ATGAATTTTGAAACAAAGCTCAGGGCTGGAATGATACTAGGGGACAGATACAGAATTGCCCGTAAAATCGGAATAGGGGGAATGAGCCATGTTTTTCTCGCGGAGGATTTGCGTCTGCCGGGGAAATGCTGGGCGGTGAAGGAGAGTATCGATAGAGAGGGGTCCTATGGGGATATCCAAGCGGAGGCCGAGCTGCTGATATCGCTGAGCCATCCGCTGCTGCCGGGAGTTGTTGATTTTTTCCCGCCGGACGGGGAGGGGTATTGCTATCTCGTGATGGATTATATCGAGGGTGTCACGTTAAGCGAATATCTTCTGGCGAACCCCGGGCCGCTGCCGGCGATCCGAATCCTTCGTTATGCCAAGCAGCTGCTGAATGTGCTGCAATACTTGCACGGACATCATCCGCCCATTGTTCACCGCGACATGAAGCCCGGGAATATCATGCTGACCGGCTGCGATGAGCTGAAGCTGATTGATCTGGGCATCGCGCGCAGGCTTCGAAAAGGCGGGAATGAGGACACCGAAAAACTCGGGACAGCAGGGTTTGCCGCTCCGGAGCAGTATGGAGGAGGGCAAAGCGAGCCTGCCTCCGATCTCTATGGTTTGGGAGCTCTGCTGCTGTATATGGCAACAGGGGGCCAATTCAGCCGCTGGCAGCCCGGACTGGAGGATAAGCTGCGGCGAACCGGACTGCCGGATGCGCTGATTCCTGTGATCCGGCGCTTGCTGCGGCAGCATCCTGAAGAGAGGTATCCAAGTGCGGAAGCTGTCCTGCTTGCATTGGAGCCGATTGAAGTACAAGCTGAGCGGATATCCGGCACCAAATATAAGCTGAGCCCTTCTGCCGCACACCCTCCCAAACGGAAACCGGCGGTGGTTGCCCTGCTTGGGACGGCTCCGGGTCTGGGCACAACCCATACTTCTTTGGCCGCGGGCAGCTGCCTGTCCCGGTCCGGTGCTGCCGCCTGGGTGGATTATAATCCTGCTTCCGCTGTATATGATCGAATCTGCAATCTGCTGGACAGGCCAGAAGAAGTCCGTGCCCATGGAGCCGGCGGGAGCCCCGTGGCGTGGAAAGGGGTCCACTACTATAAGCGACCGCCTGAAGGGGATATTAGCTCCCTGCTGAGAGAATCGTACCGTTATGTGATTCTTGATTTAGGTACAGGCGGCTATGCGGGGGCGGTTGATGAGTTTGCGGCCAGTGATATCCCGCTGCTCGTGGCTTCCGGCGCAGACTGGCGGCTGGAGGACACCCTGCATTGGCTAGCCCGCAGCGGGCTGGCGCCCCAGCCGAACTGGAGGATCTGCCTGCCGCTCTCCGGCCAGGCCGCTGCCGGTCTGCTGGGAGCCGCCTTGGGTGGCATTACGGTACATATCTTGCCGTATCAGCAGGACCCATTTCAGCAAAAGGGCAGGCTGACTGAAACACTTGAACGGCTGCTGAAGGAACAAACAACGGGACGGATGTTTGCAAAGCGTAGTGTTTTTTTTCAGAAAAAGCTGAAAAACTAA
- a CDS encoding SAM-dependent methyltransferase, translating to MNDFTEATPGQASAPEGKAYSRYICTANHGFAPYAQEELRRLFGAVKSTLLLPGEIFLATLEAEPEEVSRVLAGQPPIFLRHIQPVQFQDQGDLSALDRLAVYLSRRSGLEGEKVALHVRKGHSSFWPDSPGELREWLQERLQDLGAEFTVQDPAWVISVYADGGALYAGVSRPEENLSSWNGGMIRFRKEDGQISRAKFKLMEAEKEFAIPFCSFRNAVDIGASPGGWTSFLLERGLKVTAVDPALMHESLRKNPGLKILRKNAGDVKFQDNEFDLLVCDMSWSPKLMAKLVTGLLHSLSPGGTAIVTVKLMHKKPMAVIKEIIAMFESERMQIQRAKQLFHNRDEITLYMIKY from the coding sequence TTGAACGATTTTACTGAAGCAACTCCCGGGCAGGCCTCTGCCCCGGAAGGAAAAGCATATTCGCGGTATATTTGCACCGCTAACCACGGTTTTGCTCCATATGCACAGGAGGAGCTCCGCCGCCTGTTCGGTGCGGTGAAGAGCACGCTATTACTGCCGGGCGAAATTTTCCTGGCCACACTTGAAGCGGAGCCTGAAGAAGTGTCGCGGGTATTGGCCGGCCAGCCGCCGATCTTCCTGCGGCATATTCAGCCGGTGCAGTTTCAGGACCAGGGGGACCTGTCTGCGCTGGACCGGCTGGCTGTCTACCTGAGCCGGCGCAGCGGGCTTGAAGGTGAGAAGGTGGCGCTGCATGTCCGCAAAGGCCACAGCTCCTTCTGGCCGGACAGTCCGGGGGAGCTGCGCGAATGGCTTCAGGAGCGGCTGCAGGACCTGGGCGCTGAGTTCACCGTCCAGGACCCGGCCTGGGTCATTTCCGTTTATGCGGACGGCGGGGCGCTGTATGCGGGTGTATCCCGTCCAGAGGAAAATCTGTCAAGCTGGAATGGAGGCATGATCCGCTTCCGCAAAGAGGATGGACAGATATCCCGGGCGAAGTTCAAGCTGATGGAGGCGGAAAAGGAGTTCGCGATTCCGTTCTGCAGCTTCCGGAATGCTGTGGATATCGGTGCCTCTCCCGGCGGCTGGACCTCGTTTCTGCTGGAGCGGGGGCTTAAGGTGACTGCCGTGGACCCGGCGCTCATGCACGAGTCGCTCCGCAAGAATCCTGGGCTGAAGATCCTGCGCAAAAATGCCGGAGACGTGAAATTCCAGGATAATGAATTTGACCTGCTCGTCTGCGATATGAGCTGGAGCCCCAAGCTGATGGCCAAGCTGGTCACCGGGCTGCTGCACAGTCTGTCGCCCGGTGGAACGGCTATTGTCACTGTGAAGCTGATGCATAAGAAGCCGATGGCGGTAATCAAGGAAATTATCGCTATGTTCGAGAGTGAACGGATGCAAATTCAGCGGGCCAAGCAGTTGTTCCACAACCGGGACGAAATCACCCTTTATATGATTAAATATTAA
- a CDS encoding ABC transporter ATP-binding protein: MISLQHLTLRREQSLILDDVSLEMKQGENWVILGRNGSGKTTLLEMMTGYLFPSKGSVEVLGYKYGQCDLREVRKEIGYIGPSLMEKLSLTDPVWEVVATGAYAYLRFYQDIPRAVHDQAIRLLEDMNLGELAYHPFGTLSQGERKKAMLARCLMAEPKLLILDEPCAGLDLYEREKMLAEIDKLKQRDVSVVYVTHHVEEIVPLFTHVALIRDGKLAGSGPKEEVLTKEMILATYDIPADIEWDSGRPWIKIRPGGSIL; encoded by the coding sequence ATGATATCTTTACAACATCTGACCCTTCGCAGGGAGCAAAGCCTGATTCTGGACGATGTGTCGCTGGAAATGAAGCAAGGCGAAAACTGGGTGATTCTGGGCCGCAACGGCTCAGGCAAAACAACATTGCTGGAGATGATGACCGGCTACCTGTTTCCGAGCAAGGGTTCCGTCGAGGTGCTTGGTTATAAATACGGCCAGTGTGATCTGCGCGAAGTGCGCAAGGAGATCGGCTATATCGGACCGTCATTGATGGAAAAGCTATCGCTGACCGATCCCGTTTGGGAGGTTGTCGCTACGGGTGCCTACGCCTACCTGCGTTTCTACCAGGATATTCCGCGTGCCGTTCACGATCAGGCGATCCGGCTGCTGGAGGACATGAATCTTGGGGAGTTGGCTTACCATCCGTTTGGAACCTTGTCTCAAGGGGAACGCAAAAAGGCGATGCTGGCACGCTGCCTGATGGCTGAGCCGAAGCTGCTCATCCTGGATGAGCCCTGCGCCGGACTTGACCTGTATGAACGCGAAAAGATGCTGGCGGAGATTGACAAGCTGAAGCAGCGTGATGTATCTGTTGTATATGTCACACATCATGTTGAAGAGATTGTGCCGCTGTTTACGCATGTGGCTCTGATCCGGGACGGCAAGCTGGCCGGCTCCGGTCCCAAAGAAGAAGTGCTGACGAAAGAAATGATCTTGGCTACCTATGATATTCCAGCTGATATTGAATGGGATAGCGGTCGTCCCTGGATTAAAATAAGACCTGGAGGCTCAATCCTTTGA
- a CDS encoding thioredoxin family protein gives MKEMNQQELLEALERKGEPLVVFFYTPLCGTCKAARRMLEVAEHLLPKELLIAAGNVNMLPMLVNTYRISSVPALLVAPADRSKAPHIYYSMGSVERVLDYIRSVTS, from the coding sequence ATGAAGGAGATGAATCAGCAGGAACTGCTGGAGGCGCTGGAGCGGAAGGGGGAGCCGCTGGTGGTATTTTTCTATACTCCGCTGTGCGGAACCTGTAAAGCTGCCCGCCGGATGCTGGAGGTCGCAGAGCATCTGCTGCCGAAAGAGCTGTTGATCGCTGCAGGCAACGTGAACATGCTGCCAATGCTGGTGAATACTTACCGGATCTCCAGTGTGCCTGCATTGCTGGTTGCCCCCGCAGACCGGAGCAAGGCTCCACACATTTATTATTCAATGGGCTCTGTGGAACGGGTGCTGGACTACATAAGGAGTGTGACCTCATAA
- a CDS encoding deoxyribonuclease IV codes for MTSSPKIGAHVSIRGGYGQAARFAWESGATCFQYFPKNPRSLRVKPLDRRDAASCAAFCREKGMVSIAHTPYPTNLAAASEGATPRPVMVASLLNDLEIAEACGSLGIVVHFGHFSGTEPLQGYQNIIQCINDTLKGWDGQAKLLIENQAGNHGKEGMTLEELVKIRELSRYPEKIGFCLDTCHAFSAGIWNPQHTGEFLQRGESLGYWPHLTAVHLNDSMYAFGLRKDRHAQIGKGCIGDAGLRTLLTAKPFGRTAIALETGKGPDGTHRQEIAAVRKWYEAEVQL; via the coding sequence ATGACGAGTAGTCCCAAAATCGGGGCACATGTCAGCATTCGCGGCGGATACGGGCAGGCTGCCCGGTTCGCCTGGGAGAGCGGTGCGACATGTTTTCAATATTTTCCAAAGAATCCGCGCAGTTTGCGCGTGAAGCCGCTCGACCGGCGGGATGCCGCCAGTTGTGCCGCTTTTTGCCGGGAGAAGGGAATGGTGTCCATTGCGCATACCCCTTATCCCACTAATCTGGCAGCGGCCAGTGAAGGGGCGACACCCCGGCCGGTAATGGTGGCATCGCTGCTCAACGACCTGGAGATTGCCGAAGCCTGCGGTTCGCTGGGCATTGTGGTTCATTTTGGACATTTCTCCGGGACCGAGCCATTGCAAGGCTACCAAAATATTATACAATGTATAAATGATACGCTGAAAGGCTGGGACGGGCAGGCCAAGCTCCTGATAGAAAACCAGGCCGGCAATCACGGCAAGGAAGGCATGACACTGGAAGAGCTGGTCAAAATCCGTGAGCTCAGCCGTTATCCGGAGAAAATCGGGTTTTGCCTGGACACCTGCCATGCGTTCTCCGCCGGAATATGGAACCCGCAGCATACGGGGGAATTCCTGCAGCGTGGGGAATCGCTTGGCTACTGGCCGCATCTTACGGCCGTACATCTGAACGATTCCATGTATGCGTTCGGCTTGCGCAAGGACAGGCATGCCCAGATCGGCAAAGGCTGTATCGGTGACGCGGGCTTGCGGACGCTGCTGACTGCGAAACCTTTTGGCCGGACGGCTATTGCCTTGGAGACCGGGAAGGGACCCGACGGAACACACCGGCAGGAAATTGCCGCAGTACGCAAATGGTATGAAGCAGAGGTGCAGCTATGA